A stretch of the Drosophila sulfurigaster albostrigata strain 15112-1811.04 chromosome 2L, ASM2355843v2, whole genome shotgun sequence genome encodes the following:
- the LOC133850781 gene encoding uncharacterized protein LOC133850781 isoform X1 → MFRLYELYSLYSQNKMYRSSTLWCLCEKLPRSILHVAPTPKVWCEVCGRRRRPQACSTSSSDEEKLEAEHRQPVQRVVEETDAYVTPQKLIKAAKKPKTVYLNSNCLKCGRQSKPSSTVQQEPKVKDSTSNKVYMGRHGHYRKPKRFHAKRHAEMITNYVEPMAPPPPPSPPPSNSPPVNGSESVWEPPDNNMPKPVAFAQNGFTRPPRDPQPKNLLVSDFIPLDKPITDVASGAISKRPSLHRPLCSHYSRALPPLSRVVSQILVDHKVRAKGGGLPAKQNVSKDSSCASQFSPFNSYEGPSEDALVGPGVRQMLLQPRALHIQSRNHLPSTKLSTFDSDPSSECSTSSAHFDMPTAPPAERQCHSYTVGPPLQMREMMNTVAQSGLSDNSASSSSHKSTNSTLPGRRESVRSCDDEEPELTKKSNDADMGPTAIMEKLLWLIDQHPTDDATPDPNALLAQTDASLMDAQVKSDGIIDKHSESVKVLLQFVKNLHIEGTNNNSIPSTILNNDIEDNLQTSADSPLPELHISNDMSNEFYLNTSNKSAGDAKYINVLSNGNNSKYLEKRETSHLPGNGDTSIWSFITRFFKAKHYTETTTALDDSAVIPIVTDELKPLKSAENLHYGAINQFPKKHNFQGKKSINQIVLSNSNNRNCRKCGLHRASQVEYKKNCGFYSSDSNTRQTARLSMSNCLKMYDNQTIKSAPKTCHEKHVNTKMQAMNLTKPFENTNSSVHEESKKIV, encoded by the coding sequence ATGTTTCGATTATATGAACTGTACTCGCTTTACtcgcaaaataaaatgtacagATCCTCAACGCTTTGGTGTCTCTGTGAGAAGTTGCCGCGCTCAATTCTCCACGTTGCGCCGACTCCCAAGGTTTGGTGCGAGGTGTGTGGTCGACGCAGGCGCCCACAGGCTTGCTCCACCTCGTCCAGTGATGAGGAGAAGCTTGAAGCAGAGCATAGGCAACCAGTGCAACGGGTTGTGGAGGAAACTGATGCGTATGTGACGCCCCAGAAGCTGATCAAGGCGGCCAAGAAGCCAAAGACTGTTTACTTAAACAGCAATTGTCTAAAGTGCGGTCGCCAATCGAAGCCTTCGTCGACAGTTCAGCAGGAACCCAAAGTCAAGgacagcaccagcaacaaagTGTACATGGGTCGCCATGGTCACTACCGGAAGCCAAAAAGATTTCACGCCAAGCGACATGCTGAAATGATAACCAACTATGTGGAGCCAATGGCACCACCACCGCCCCCCTCACCACCGCCTTCTAATTCGCCGCCAGTGAACGGCAGTGAATCTGTTTGGGAGCCACCCGACAATAATATGCCCAAACCTGTGGCCTTTGCCCAAAATGGGTTCACTCGGCCGCCACGTGACCCCCAGCCGAAGAATTTACTTGTGAGCGACTTTATACCTCTGGACAAACCCATCACAGATGTGGCCAGCGGTGCCATCTCGAAGCGACCATCCCTTCATCGCCCTCTGTGCTCCCATTACAGCCGCGCCTTGCCACCGTTGTCGCGTGTGGTGTCCCAGATTTTGGTAGATCATAAGGTGCGTGCCAAAGGCGGTGGACTTCCAGCCAAACAAAATGTGTCCAAAGACAGCAGTTGTGCTAGTCAATTCTCACCATTTAATAGCTACGAGGGACCCTCTGAGGATGCGCTTGTCGGGCCGGGTGTTCGCCAAATGCTGCTTCAGCCGAGAGCTTTGCATATTCAAAGCCGGAACCATTTGCCCAGCACTAAACTATCCACATTTGATTCGGACCCAAGCAGTGAGTGCTCCACATCGTCGGCGCATTTCGATATGCCAACGGCACCACCTGCTGAGCGTCAATGTCACAGTTACACTGTGGGTCCTCCACTTCAAATGCGAGAGATGATGAACACTGTGGCACAGTCGGGTCTGTCTGACAACAGCGCCTCTAGCAGCAGCCACAAGAGTACCAACTCAACGCTGCCCGGGCGACGGGAGTCAGTACGCAGTTGCGACGATGAGGAACCGGAGCTTACCAAGAAATCAAATGATGCCGATATGGGTCCCACCGCCATAATGGAAAAACTCCTATGGCTAATAGATCAACATCCAACAGATGATGCAACACCCGATCCGAACGCGTTGTTGGCCCAAACAGACGCTTCCTTAATGGATGCCCAGGTGAAGTCGGACGGGATTATCGATAAGCATAGTGAATCTGTGAAGGTTCTGCTCCAATTTGTGAAGAATCTGCACATTGAAGGcactaataataatagtattcCCTCAACAATACTCAATAACGACATTGAGGACAATTTGCAGACTAGTGCAGACTCTCCCTTGCCAGAATTGCACATTTCCAATGATATGTCTaatgagttttatttaaatacttcaaataaatCTGCTGGCGATGCAAAGTATATTAATGTGTTGTCCAATGGAAATAATTCCAAATACCTAGAAAAAAGAGAGACATCACATCTTCCAGGTAACGGCGATACATCGATATGGTCCTTCATCACAAGATTCTTTAAGGCCAAACACTACACAGAAACTACAACAGCCTTAGACGATTCTGCAGTAATTCCAATCGTTACAGATGAATTGAAACCACTTAAAAGTGCGGAGAATCTACACTACGGTGCCATAAATCAGTttccaaaaaaacacaactttCAGGGTAAGAAATCGataaatcaaattgtattATCTAATAGTAATAATCGGAACTGTCGAAAATGTGGCTTACATCGGGCAAGCCAAGTAGAGTACAAGAAGAATTGCGGATTCTATTCTAGTGATTCCAATACAAGGCAGACTGCAAGACTATCTATGTCTAACTGCTTAAAGATGTATGATAACCAAACCATCAAGTCAGCACCGAAAACATGCCATGAAAAACATGTCAACACTAAGATGCAAGCTATGAATTTAACAAAGCCCTTCGAGAATACAAATTCCTCAGTCCATGAAGAGTCAAAAAAAATCGTTTAG
- the LOC133850781 gene encoding uncharacterized protein LOC133850781 isoform X2 — protein sequence MFRLYELYSLYSQNKMYRSSTLWCLCEKLPRSILHVAPTPKVWCEVCGRRRRPQACSTSSSDEEKLEAEHRQPVQRVVEETDAYVTPQKLIKAAKKPKTVYLNSNCLKCGRQSKPSSTVQQEPKVKDSTSNKVYMGRHGHYRKPKRFHAKRHAEMITNYVEPMAPPPPPSPPPSNSPPVNGSESVWEPPDNNMPKPVAFAQNGFTRPPRDPQPKNLLVSDFIPLDKPITDVASGAISKRPSLHRPLCSHYSRALPPLSRVVSQILVDHKVRAKGGGLPAKQNVSKDSSCASQFSPFNSYEGPSEDALVGPGVRQMLLQPRALHIQSRNHLPSTKLSTFDSDPSSECSTSSAHFDMPTAPPAERQCHSYTVGPPLQMREMMNTVAQSGLSDNSASSSSHKSTNSTLPGRRESVRSCDDEEPELTKKSNDADMGPTAIMEKLLWLIDQHPTDDATPDPNALLAQTDASLMDAQVKSDGIIDKHSESVKVLLQFVKNLHIEGTNNNSIPSTILNNDIEDNLQTSADSPLPELHISNDMSNEFYLNTSNKSAGDAKYINVLSNGNNSKYLEKRETSHLPDELKPLKSAENLHYGAINQFPKKHNFQGKKSINQIVLSNSNNRNCRKCGLHRASQVEYKKNCGFYSSDSNTRQTARLSMSNCLKMYDNQTIKSAPKTCHEKHVNTKMQAMNLTKPFENTNSSVHEESKKIV from the exons ATGTTTCGATTATATGAACTGTACTCGCTTTACtcgcaaaataaaatgtacagATCCTCAACGCTTTGGTGTCTCTGTGAGAAGTTGCCGCGCTCAATTCTCCACGTTGCGCCGACTCCCAAGGTTTGGTGCGAGGTGTGTGGTCGACGCAGGCGCCCACAGGCTTGCTCCACCTCGTCCAGTGATGAGGAGAAGCTTGAAGCAGAGCATAGGCAACCAGTGCAACGGGTTGTGGAGGAAACTGATGCGTATGTGACGCCCCAGAAGCTGATCAAGGCGGCCAAGAAGCCAAAGACTGTTTACTTAAACAGCAATTGTCTAAAGTGCGGTCGCCAATCGAAGCCTTCGTCGACAGTTCAGCAGGAACCCAAAGTCAAGgacagcaccagcaacaaagTGTACATGGGTCGCCATGGTCACTACCGGAAGCCAAAAAGATTTCACGCCAAGCGACATGCTGAAATGATAACCAACTATGTGGAGCCAATGGCACCACCACCGCCCCCCTCACCACCGCCTTCTAATTCGCCGCCAGTGAACGGCAGTGAATCTGTTTGGGAGCCACCCGACAATAATATGCCCAAACCTGTGGCCTTTGCCCAAAATGGGTTCACTCGGCCGCCACGTGACCCCCAGCCGAAGAATTTACTTGTGAGCGACTTTATACCTCTGGACAAACCCATCACAGATGTGGCCAGCGGTGCCATCTCGAAGCGACCATCCCTTCATCGCCCTCTGTGCTCCCATTACAGCCGCGCCTTGCCACCGTTGTCGCGTGTGGTGTCCCAGATTTTGGTAGATCATAAGGTGCGTGCCAAAGGCGGTGGACTTCCAGCCAAACAAAATGTGTCCAAAGACAGCAGTTGTGCTAGTCAATTCTCACCATTTAATAGCTACGAGGGACCCTCTGAGGATGCGCTTGTCGGGCCGGGTGTTCGCCAAATGCTGCTTCAGCCGAGAGCTTTGCATATTCAAAGCCGGAACCATTTGCCCAGCACTAAACTATCCACATTTGATTCGGACCCAAGCAGTGAGTGCTCCACATCGTCGGCGCATTTCGATATGCCAACGGCACCACCTGCTGAGCGTCAATGTCACAGTTACACTGTGGGTCCTCCACTTCAAATGCGAGAGATGATGAACACTGTGGCACAGTCGGGTCTGTCTGACAACAGCGCCTCTAGCAGCAGCCACAAGAGTACCAACTCAACGCTGCCCGGGCGACGGGAGTCAGTACGCAGTTGCGACGATGAGGAACCGGAGCTTACCAAGAAATCAAATGATGCCGATATGGGTCCCACCGCCATAATGGAAAAACTCCTATGGCTAATAGATCAACATCCAACAGATGATGCAACACCCGATCCGAACGCGTTGTTGGCCCAAACAGACGCTTCCTTAATGGATGCCCAGGTGAAGTCGGACGGGATTATCGATAAGCATAGTGAATCTGTGAAGGTTCTGCTCCAATTTGTGAAGAATCTGCACATTGAAGGcactaataataatagtattcCCTCAACAATACTCAATAACGACATTGAGGACAATTTGCAGACTAGTGCAGACTCTCCCTTGCCAGAATTGCACATTTCCAATGATATGTCTaatgagttttatttaaatacttcaaataaatCTGCTGGCGATGCAAAGTATATTAATGTGTTGTCCAATGGAAATAATTCCAAATACCTAGAAAAAAGAGAGACATCACATCTTCCAG ATGAATTGAAACCACTTAAAAGTGCGGAGAATCTACACTACGGTGCCATAAATCAGTttccaaaaaaacacaactttCAGGGTAAGAAATCGataaatcaaattgtattATCTAATAGTAATAATCGGAACTGTCGAAAATGTGGCTTACATCGGGCAAGCCAAGTAGAGTACAAGAAGAATTGCGGATTCTATTCTAGTGATTCCAATACAAGGCAGACTGCAAGACTATCTATGTCTAACTGCTTAAAGATGTATGATAACCAAACCATCAAGTCAGCACCGAAAACATGCCATGAAAAACATGTCAACACTAAGATGCAAGCTATGAATTTAACAAAGCCCTTCGAGAATACAAATTCCTCAGTCCATGAAGAGTCAAAAAAAATCGTTTAG
- the LOC133850781 gene encoding uncharacterized protein LOC133850781 isoform X3 yields the protein MFRLYELYSLYSQNKMYRSSTLWCLCEKLPRSILHVAPTPKVWCEVCGRRRRPQACSTSSSDEEKLEAEHRQPVQRVVEETDAYVTPQKLIKAAKKPKTVYLNSNCLKCGRQSKPSSTVQQEPKVKDSTSNKVYMGRHGHYRKPKRFHAKRHAEMITNYVEPMAPPPPPSPPPSNSPPVNGSESVWEPPDNNMPKPVAFAQNGFTRPPRDPQPKNLLVSDFIPLDKPITDVASGAISKRPSLHRPLCSHYSRALPPLSRVVSQILVDHKVRAKGGGLPAKQNVSKDSSCASQFSPFNSYEGPSEDALVGPGVRQMLLQPRALHIQSRNHLPSTKLSTFDSDPSSECSTSSAHFDMPTAPPAERQCHSYTVGPPLQMREMMNTVAQSGLSDNSASSSSHKSTNSTLPGRRESVRSCDDEEPELTKKSNDADMGPTAIMEKLLWLIDQHPTDDATPDPNALLAQTDASLMDAQVKSDGIIDKHSESVKVLLQFVKNLHIEGTNNNSIPSTILNNDIEDNLQTSADSPLPELHISNDMSNEFYLNTSNKSAGDAKYINVLSNGNNSKYLEKRETSHLPGNGDTSIWSFITRFFKAKHYTETTTALDDSAVIPIVTDELKPLKSAENLHYGAINQFPKKHNFQEDV from the coding sequence ATGTTTCGATTATATGAACTGTACTCGCTTTACtcgcaaaataaaatgtacagATCCTCAACGCTTTGGTGTCTCTGTGAGAAGTTGCCGCGCTCAATTCTCCACGTTGCGCCGACTCCCAAGGTTTGGTGCGAGGTGTGTGGTCGACGCAGGCGCCCACAGGCTTGCTCCACCTCGTCCAGTGATGAGGAGAAGCTTGAAGCAGAGCATAGGCAACCAGTGCAACGGGTTGTGGAGGAAACTGATGCGTATGTGACGCCCCAGAAGCTGATCAAGGCGGCCAAGAAGCCAAAGACTGTTTACTTAAACAGCAATTGTCTAAAGTGCGGTCGCCAATCGAAGCCTTCGTCGACAGTTCAGCAGGAACCCAAAGTCAAGgacagcaccagcaacaaagTGTACATGGGTCGCCATGGTCACTACCGGAAGCCAAAAAGATTTCACGCCAAGCGACATGCTGAAATGATAACCAACTATGTGGAGCCAATGGCACCACCACCGCCCCCCTCACCACCGCCTTCTAATTCGCCGCCAGTGAACGGCAGTGAATCTGTTTGGGAGCCACCCGACAATAATATGCCCAAACCTGTGGCCTTTGCCCAAAATGGGTTCACTCGGCCGCCACGTGACCCCCAGCCGAAGAATTTACTTGTGAGCGACTTTATACCTCTGGACAAACCCATCACAGATGTGGCCAGCGGTGCCATCTCGAAGCGACCATCCCTTCATCGCCCTCTGTGCTCCCATTACAGCCGCGCCTTGCCACCGTTGTCGCGTGTGGTGTCCCAGATTTTGGTAGATCATAAGGTGCGTGCCAAAGGCGGTGGACTTCCAGCCAAACAAAATGTGTCCAAAGACAGCAGTTGTGCTAGTCAATTCTCACCATTTAATAGCTACGAGGGACCCTCTGAGGATGCGCTTGTCGGGCCGGGTGTTCGCCAAATGCTGCTTCAGCCGAGAGCTTTGCATATTCAAAGCCGGAACCATTTGCCCAGCACTAAACTATCCACATTTGATTCGGACCCAAGCAGTGAGTGCTCCACATCGTCGGCGCATTTCGATATGCCAACGGCACCACCTGCTGAGCGTCAATGTCACAGTTACACTGTGGGTCCTCCACTTCAAATGCGAGAGATGATGAACACTGTGGCACAGTCGGGTCTGTCTGACAACAGCGCCTCTAGCAGCAGCCACAAGAGTACCAACTCAACGCTGCCCGGGCGACGGGAGTCAGTACGCAGTTGCGACGATGAGGAACCGGAGCTTACCAAGAAATCAAATGATGCCGATATGGGTCCCACCGCCATAATGGAAAAACTCCTATGGCTAATAGATCAACATCCAACAGATGATGCAACACCCGATCCGAACGCGTTGTTGGCCCAAACAGACGCTTCCTTAATGGATGCCCAGGTGAAGTCGGACGGGATTATCGATAAGCATAGTGAATCTGTGAAGGTTCTGCTCCAATTTGTGAAGAATCTGCACATTGAAGGcactaataataatagtattcCCTCAACAATACTCAATAACGACATTGAGGACAATTTGCAGACTAGTGCAGACTCTCCCTTGCCAGAATTGCACATTTCCAATGATATGTCTaatgagttttatttaaatacttcaaataaatCTGCTGGCGATGCAAAGTATATTAATGTGTTGTCCAATGGAAATAATTCCAAATACCTAGAAAAAAGAGAGACATCACATCTTCCAGGTAACGGCGATACATCGATATGGTCCTTCATCACAAGATTCTTTAAGGCCAAACACTACACAGAAACTACAACAGCCTTAGACGATTCTGCAGTAATTCCAATCGTTACAGATGAATTGAAACCACTTAAAAGTGCGGAGAATCTACACTACGGTGCCATAAATCAGTttccaaaaaaacacaactttCAGG